In Candidatus Eisenbacteria bacterium, the genomic window TTCGGCGCGCGCGTCCTGGCGGATCAGCCACGACTCCTCGAGGATCCCGAAGCGCTGGTGCACGTCCTCAAGGACAAGCTCATCTGGTTCGTGGTGGGGACCGTCCTGTTGCTGGGCGGTTACATCGCGGTCGACCTGATCGGCCGCCGCCTGCGCCGCCAGGCCGAGCCCGCCGAGATCCCGTGACCTCGAGGCGCGCCGCGCGACGTGTTCCCGGAGTCCCGACGTCGCCCGGTGGCCAGGATCCTGGAGACCCGAAGGCTGTCCGGTGCTACGCTTCCCGCCTGCCACGGACGATCGTCCTCCTCGGCTTCGGTACTCCTGCCTGAAGACGAGATCGACGAGTCCCCCCTGGAGGTTCGTCATGCGGAAGCAGAGTCTCGTCATTGCTCTCTCGGCATCCATGATTCTCGGAAGCGTGAGCACCGCGCTCAGCGGAGGGCACACCTGGTACGTGAACGAGATCTACAGCAACTCCGACGGCACGATTCAGTTCATCGAAGTCAAGGAGTCCCTGGGTGGGGATTTCGAAACGGGCACTGGCGGCCACAACGTCACCAGCAACTCGCGCAGCTTCACGATCACGAACAACGTGGCCCCGCCGACCGGTGGCCGCCACATTCTGCTGGCCACGCCGGCATTCGTTGGACTGCCTGGAGCCCCGACCCCGGATTACGTCATCCCCGCCGGATCGGTGCCTTTCTTCGCCAGGACTGGGGATGCCATCTCGTACGTGCCCTACTGCACCTTCACCTTCGGCGCGGGCGTTCTGCCCACCGATGGGGTCAACTCGTTGACCATCACATCCCA contains:
- a CDS encoding T9SS type A sorting domain-containing protein → MRKQSLVIALSASMILGSVSTALSGGHTWYVNEIYSNSDGTIQFIEVKESLGGDFETGTGGHNVTSNSRSFTITNNVAPPTGGRHILLATPAFVGLPGAPTPDYVIPAGSVPFFARTGDAISYVPYCTFTFGAGVLPTDGVNSLTITSHHAHATSVGANSPTNYAGVTGSINATVGVGDSKARLALRIPNPVVGAVAVSFSVPGPGKTRLSVFDVSGRLVASRDHNAGAAGWTTVRFDKLSAGRYTVRLTQGSRRTSSSFVVIG